The following proteins are encoded in a genomic region of Thalassophryne amazonica chromosome 5, fThaAma1.1, whole genome shotgun sequence:
- the LOC117511117 gene encoding E3 ubiquitin-protein ligase CHFR-like: MESHSQGRPWGKLVKVDSIETEVLLFNRECTVGRKKGCDLSFPANKLVSGEHCKIVQDESMGLVWLEDMSTNGTVINMSKLVKKQRHMLQNGDVIYFVFRKNEPEQNIAYVYRSITAQEGTSPDSYGKYSGNSSCSIQSLL, from the exons ATGGAAAGTCACAGTCAAGGTCGACCATGGGGGAAACTGGTCAAAGTGGACTCCATTGAAACTGAAGTGCTGCTTTTTAACAGGGAATGCACTGTCGGGCGTAAAAAAG gATGTGATCTATCCTTTCCAGCCAACAAATTGGTCTCAGGGGAACACTGCAAGATTGTACAAGATGAAAGCATGGGGTTGGTGTGGCTTGAAGACATGAG caCAAATGGCACGGTGATTAATATGTCCAAACTTGTCAAGAAACAGAGGCACATGCTGCAAAATGGTGACGTCATCTACTTTGTATTCAGAAAAAATGAACCAGAACAAA ACATTGCATATGTTTACCGCTCAATCACAGCACAGGAAGGTACTTCTCCAGATAGCTATGGTAAGTACTCCGGTAATTCATCATGCAGTATCCAGTCTTTACTGTAA